The genome window GCCCATGCCAGAATACAGTAGgtgtgggcaggtgggtgggagtgggtattCTGTTTTTTGAGCCCATGGTGAAATAATGGGGAAAGTAAGAGGGGGACACATCATTTGGGGGTGCCCCCTATGCACAAGGGCagccctctccaccccacccccccagaagATGTTATCCCCTTCATTCCTTCCCACCTGCCTTCCAAAACCAGCAatacccccagccccctccctagGCTGCCCGAAAAGGCAGCTAGCTGGCTTTCCATACGGGGGTGCGAGCAGtctgccccctccacccccaccaataaaatctagcccatggtctgctgcatgctgcataaACTCGCCATCATTAGTCTACCAGCTGTACAGCAACCAACTGAAGAGGAGAAGAGGAAGGGAGAAGGaaatctacacacaccctctctgtgATCAGCTCATCTGATTGCAGTGCCAGTGAATGGAATCCTATTTCCTATTCAATTATAGTCCCACACCTTACCTTCACTTTATAACTGACCAGCACAGCATCCTGTTGAGCAcaatgctaaaataaaagcaaccaCAAAACAAATATTCGAaacttattttatatataaaacattatcatattgaatataaaagtcaaTTCATTACCCTTGTGCATTAGTGTTTGTCATGCATGTGCTTTTTCCTGTGCTAGTGTCATGATGCAGTGCTATCTCACTGGCTGTaccatggctggtggaaggaCTTTCAGTGGCGGAGACTGCAGATAGCCTTTGAAGACTTCTGGCAGCTCTGGCCCTAGAAGGCCTAGCTTCAGGCTGCATCTCAGCATGTGTGGCAGTGTCTGGGATTGCTGACTGACTGGCAACAGTAAGGGCACATGTGGTACCTgcagtcactgtcaaggagcatggaggagtctggcaccAACTTGGGACAGGGCCATGCACCAAACTTGGTGCTCATCCTCTGCAACATGTAAGTGGTTGCCATCTCCATGAGACTGCTTTCAGAAGTGACTTTGATGCAGTGCCTGATGGCTGATCTCTCAACTTCTATTGTGGCACAAGCAGAAGTCATTTCACATCTGGATGCTGTAGAGAAAGCTCAGACTCAAGCCATGCAAGCTTAGCTCAGATGCCCACCATCATCACTGAGTCTTTGTGGAAAAAACCTGTGCTTTGATAAGAGTAACCTGAGTTTTTGTGGAAGCAAGCTGATCTTGCATGACTTTAATCTGAACAGCACCCAGATGTCGGGTGGCTTCTACTTGTGCTACAATGATGCTTTAAGAGATGTGCATTTACTTTTAAGGAGGTGCATCTTAAACAACTGTCAATCATTATCACCTCGACAGTTTCTGATGTAACAGTCCCATGAATTACAGTTAGTTGGCAAGCAGCAAAGTAGAGATCAGCTATACTACACTTAGCCTCCTAGTGAATATCATCTGTATATATCTTCAAATattttcaaataaagaacccacgtTATTGTTTCACCAACCCTAGTGTCTGATTGGTGCATTTACACCGAAGAAGAAGAAGAACTTAACAAATGGAAGCTGCACCTTCaaccatcagatgctgcatgatTGATTTCTCAAATGGTCTCATGATGTTGGCTACTACTTACATGCTGgagaggatgggctccaagctctatgCAAGGCCCTATAACGACATGATacaggactcctccatgctcctttgaCTGCAGGCTGTtgggcaggcctgccaatgcaccaagcatttcattgtgcacATACCCATCGCCAATCAACTGTAAGCTGTCCCATTAAAGAtcatcatctgagtcctctgtagCAGAAGTAGTATGTGACCTCATCTTCTGGCCAGCTGGTATCTGTGCTACCCTTGttccctgccctggctgcaggtcaCTCATATCTGATGACTCATCACATCCAGACCTGGCTCTGAGCAGTTCTCAAAAGTATGcacagtgtcagtatttgagctgGTGGATTCCAGGGTAAGATCACGTAATAGCATTTCTTCATTATCACTGCCCTCCTGCCCTTCAACCGCTCCATGGCCAGGATACAGTTCTTGGTATCTGACAGGAGACAGACACAAGGATGTTGGTTGTGGTGAGGGGAATGGGGGAAAGCAAGAATTGCATGCTTACACAATATGCAGCTTGTTTCAGAAGAGATTTTGTGATGAGAGGAAGTGCAATGTGAAAAGGAGGATTAGCTATGAGCATAATATCATTTTCGATGGTTTCAACTGGAGTAATGGCCACTTCAACAAGCATCGTTTCCTCCATGGGTAAGGACATGCAGCCATGGCAGTCCGCCTTTGGTTAGCTTCTGTTACTTCAGATTATGTGCCATCATACCCTGCAAGTAAGTGCCCTGCCACAGTAAGTGTGGGATAATATGTTTGTGTGATGTggttgtcatggttgaatagctggcaaactgtacaagctgtgagatgtgggtatgAGGCTTGCATCATTGTTAAATGCATGAGGGCAGGGGAAGCTATTAATATGATGTATGAATTGTGATTGTTGGTAGGTGGGTAATGGGGGCGTGAAGCATTGAGCTGTGTGTaaagctagtggtgcagttggtaggatcTGGCATCTGAAGATGAatttactgaccttgaccacttgtgtgaggtgATTAAATTTCTTGCGGCACTTCATCCAAGTGCTCAAGAGTAGAATTCAGAGATTAACCACCACAGCTATTTTGGCCCACTGCCTTCCAAGAGTTGGTATGGAAGGCCTCCTGACCCTCTTCGAAtctctcctctgcacctcctcaacCATCGTCAGAAAACCTTGGAGCTTACTCTCTGTCATAGTGTGCCATTTTTGCATCTGTCCCAGGTCAAACTCAATTTACAATGACTTGCAGCACATGCATCAGTcaaaatgcacctcccctttaaaaggtgcaggctgcctttaagtgGTGCAAGATAATTTGAATTTTTGCTAGCCTCTCACAATGTTGTAGTCCCCACTCAAGTGTGCAGACACTCAACAGCATGCTTAGTGTTGGCTGCACTCTTTCTGGACTTAGCGAATTTCAGGGCTTTAAAAAGACTGAAAAAGCTGGAAAATACAATAATAGAAAGGTAAAAAGAGAAAaattagcaaaaacaaaaattttgTTCAATCAAAAGGATTTCCATGGACATCTCAGTAGAATGAGAGTGCTGAAGATAAGAATGGGACCAGAATGTGCTGAAAAGTTACTCAAACTTAATAGACAGATCAGCAGACTCAGATGACATTTACATCCAAAGTCCCTGAGGGTAGCTAGAGGAGGAAAAATAGATCTTCCAACAATGATGTTTCAAAATTCTGTGGAAAGGAAAATTGTCCCAGAGGATTGCAGGATAGTTGGTAAATATGACTCTTTTCTTCGAAAAAAGACAGTGATATGCCAGGAAATTATGTGACAGTtagtcttactgcagctgttatAGTTTATGGTCCAGATTTAGATGACAAGAGTTCATCAAGGCCagacagcatggatttctaaagggaagaTCACACTTGACTAATTTTATAGAATATTTTATGAAAAACAACAGAGGGCAGAAATTCAATGGATGTGActtacatggattttcaaaagaaaaaaacaaCGTGCATGCCAGAGACCTATTGCAAAGATAGTGGCACAAAGAAATTGAGAAGACCGTGATCAAACACATAGAGAAAGATTGGAGGTCAGAAAGTTATAGCTGCCAGTAGAGCCAATTTTATCACATTGGAAAAATAGTGATGCATGGTGTTCCAAAAGGATATGTGCTGACCCATGACTATTGAGAGATATAAATTATCTGACATTGGGAATCAAGGAAGGATatcaaaatttgctgataactCAAAATTGGGAGGTATGGCAGATTATACTTTTAAAAACCTTAGGAGGACATAAGTAGCCAACCAGAGGACATAAATAGGCTAGCTATGGACAAGTCTGTGCCAGGTGCTGTTCAGTATGGAGAAATGTGCAGTAATTTTCAAAGTAAAATAGGGAAAGTAAGTACACCTTAAATGGTGAGATTTTAAACGGAATAGAAGGGTAGAGGGATATTAATGTGCAGATGTAGGTCACTAAGGTGGTAGTACAAGTAGATGCAACATATAGAATATAAATGGAACCTTTGGTTTTCTTTGAAGCATAaaattgcaaagcaaggaggAAATGTTGAACCTGTAAAAGACCCTGCATACAATTTTTAACATTCCATTATACAAAGGATATAAATGAAATGGAAAAGGCACAACATATATTCAATAGGGGTTATAGTACCCTGAGATATTTTACAAAATATCTGGAGCCTCAGttcaatatctcatctgaaacTGGACACTTCTGGCAATGCAGCTGCATTGAAGTGGCAACCTGGACCACGTGGTCAAATTGTGGATCAGGGTCTGAACCCAGAGGTGACACAGAGGTGAATGCGCTACCAATTGAGTCAAGCTGAGACTACAGCATGATGCAAAATTCTGAGTATTTTTTTGTTGTAAGCTCATTCTTACTAGGAACTGATTACAAATTGCTGAAACCCATTTCACACAGAACGTTTACAATCAGCAGAGACAGACTTTCATCCCATCAGCGTGAGCTGAATTCAAACTCAGACCATGGAAAGGAAAACACACTCTTTTGCCACTTATCCCTTATTCTATACTTTTTCAGAGCTATAGGCACTCTGCTGCTGTGTAACTAAGTAACAGTCAATCTGCTCCCAACATTTTAATAATTGCTTTTGACATTCTATAACAAGCAATCTGTAGTGTTAATGGCTTCACAATCTTTTTCTATATGCTGTATATTATTCTGGGAGAGTTGCAGTGCTACATACCGTGATGTTCATGAGAAGACATTAATCTTTGTTGATTAAATTTATTCACATCACCTGAGTTTTTTTTTGCAGACCATCACTTTTTTACTAAGTTTCTCTTCATTCCTCCTATATTTCCTCTTTCTCTTGATGAGGCTATATTTATTTGCTCATGTACAAAGAGGAGAAATAAAAATTGAGTCTTTGCTGCATTAACCTTGGATCACTGAAACTTATTGGAAATCTTGTTTGCTCTGGAGTTCTGACAAACATTCATATGCTGCTTTGCATCAGCTTCTGTAAACCTTATTCAACTGCATTGTGAAATCTTTGCACCAAATGGCTGTTTGGACTTTTTCTCTAATCCCTCCTACACCACTGTCCTTCCTATTATCTAATATTActtcctgtgtgagtgtgggaacgGCCCCAAGTTTAGATTTCCTACCTAGAAGGTAGGCGAGAGAAATTAAGTTATGTTCCCCTCCAATCCCTCCCAGCGAGTACTTATTTACCTTCaaaactatgggctgaattttcccacagGTTtcaggaccttgatgtcaggatCAGATGGGGTCCCAAGCCCACATTTTCCGGCCACGGGACCTGCTCAGTGATTTTCCAGGAGGCACACTTCTAACCGGCTGACTCCAGGCTGCCGtccattaaaggtggcaggctGACTCCTGCTGCCAGGTCAGTCAGAGGGCTGCAACTCTGAAGCCTCAGCAGTGCTGCTGGGAGAGTTGTGTGCTGCTGAGCCAGATAGGAGACCTCAAGTCCTAGAGAGGTaagttaaataaataaaaattagtgATGCCCAACAGCGGCAGACCCCAAGAATTAGAGGGGAACGCCCCTCCAGAGGGTTCATTGGGTTGAGGGGGCTGGCTTTCCTGTCAGTAACCCCTTCTCTGGGTCATGGAGCACCTAAATCCGATGGCTCCTTAtgcaggaatgcataaataaagtGGTggatttgggacgatatggcatgaaaactgGCCATAGTGGCAGATGGTTAAAACGTTTTatttgcccactactgcacttgtgcaagtctgggacgattccacccttatttttttaaagaaaaattggGCCTAGTAGGCTGAGTTGGGGAGAGGCCTGGGCAACCCTACTTCAgggacaggcagacagcagcgTTTCCGGCAGGCAGGTGTGCTCATCTGGTCCATACAGATGGAGAGCCCTAAGACCAAACCCAAAAGATCCAGCAGAGTGAGTGCTGTAGGCACTATTGGCACAATCCAATGATTATGACAGATTTGTAACCTGAAGTATTTCGGGCCCAGATGATTTATTTGTTCCCATCATCTATTTTGGTTGTGGAAGTGTCCATAACCTATGAACGCCACGTGGGTGGTGAATTAGTTTTGGTTTATTCATGAGTGATACAATACCCACCTACACCCACTCACTTCCACCCTATTATCAATCATGAAACTTCAATCATTGGCTTTAGAAATGCATCTTAGGACAACGATATTCATGGATATTGTATTCATGAAGAAAACGATTATAAAAGAAAGTGattatctcatttctatatgatAACAATTTCTATTTTATAGGATATAATTGGGAAAATAATTATCATCTCTCTTATGGCACCAAAACCAGGAAAGAAGTTTGTTAGCGTTTCAGAAATACAGTATCTGTTAAATAATCAGTGCTTGTTAACTGAAATCATTTTCATCTTCAATCAAATTATTTGTAGCTTTTTTAGCCTTTGAAAAATCACATTTGCGTAATGAATTGGTGAATCATCAATTCACAGTTCTCATGCAAAATTAcataattcattttttttttctcacaggACAGACTATTTAAAAGAATACACAGCAGTTTGTAGGAGACCTGTGCTATATTCTTCTCCCACACAGTTTCTCCCATAGTATGAACAGGACGTCAGTTTTTTCTAAGTGTTTACAGGAACCCTACAGTAATTTGGTAATGTTTGGTAAAAGCCGATGTATCGATTATAAAGTGGAAATAATGGTACCTGTAGGTCTGATTGGGAGAGCTCATTTCTGATTTGCACTTGCATTAACACTTTGTTTTTTAATTGTAGATCGCCCCTCATGAGAATCATCTAGGAAGAACATTGGAACTACTGGAATTAAGGGATAAGGCAGCAGGACAAACATTTGCTGATAATTTGGCTGATCCACAAAGGGTAAATCCATTGCGGCTGTTTGTGAAGGAAATTCAAAAGTCAAAACAGGACATCACTGATAATTCACGTATAAAAGCTTCAGATGATTTATGGGCATGGTTAAACAACCTAACAGATATTCGGGAATCTCACTCACGGACCAAACGCAGACCCATTGTTAAAACAGGAAAATTCAAGAAAATGTTTGGCTGGGGTGACTTCCATTCCAACATCAAAACTGTTAAGTTGAATCTTCTCATTACTGGAAAGATAGTTGACCATGGGAATGGGACTTTCAGCGTCTACTTTAGACACAACTCGACTGGTCTTGGGAATGTGTCTGTCAGCCTGGTTCCACCATCCAAGGTTGTGGAGTTTGACTTCTCCCAGCAATCAACGCTGGAGACCAAGGAGTCCAAAACATTCAACTGTCGAATTGAGTATGAGAAAACAGACAGAGCAAAGAAGACTGCACTATGTAATTACGATCCTTCAAAGGTGTGCTATCAGGAGCAGACCCAAAGTCATGTTTCCTGGTTATGTTCCAAACCATTCAAGGTTATATGCATATATATAGCTTTCTACAGTGTAGATTATAAACTTGTGCAGAAAGTTTGCCCTGATTACAACTATCATAGTGAAACCCCTTATTATTCATCTGGTTAACAGAATACCCGTGGCTTATGTTATGTGAAGACTGCCATTCTGTATGTAACTTATTTATACATAGTCAATGTCATGGAATAATAATGATAGTAAGTGTTTAAGACAGGCACATCTGGTTTGGTGCAGCTGTTACCCCAAAGGGAATATCTGATGGTGTAAATGCATGATGAGCATTTGTAAAATGAAGAGGTTGTTATATACAGTCCTCATAGCAAGaacaaaattaaaataatatGCAGTTATAAAAATAATAAACTTTGTCTTTGAAACTTCAGCCTGAGGCTACACTGCATATTTATATTTCAACCACAGCTCCCGATACAAGAGTGAACAATTTTCTAAATGTCAAATTTGCACATTAATTGAAGAATGCAGTCtttacagcccccccccccccccccacaccccaccccccacccactctgggGGAAATAAAAGAAAGTGCAAGGTAGCTTCATCAACTAGCCAAAACATAATATAGTATTGTAAAAAAGACTGAACATATTTTAATGTACAATATAATGTGTTTTGTAACTGTAGTCCTGTAAAATTGTTTCTTTATAAAAGGCTGTTTGTGTCAATAAAATATCAAAATTGGGAAAAATTAGAGGACACAAGGAAAGCAACTTAGTAAAATACTCTGTTCTCCATTTGTCGTGCAATCCTTCAATAAAATGTCACATAGTTTCACCTCAACATGTCTTAGTAtttaatgagcattttaaaatggaattgggTCCACAACGGCAGCAACATACTAAGTCAATGCAAACATGTTTTTATAAACTTTGAACATAGTTTCACAACTGAGGAACTCCACTCTTTGCTTAATCTCCCCTTAATTCCACTGGTTTTGGGCCACAACTCCCAAGCCCCAGAGTGCCataaccggggggggggggggggtaccccaaagaggCGCTGAGGAACCCCCATCCAAGAAGAAATTTCCAGGTAAAGACTGCACGGTAATTACCTGGAAAGTGCAAACTTcccatgggcaattgccctgcactaggAGCAATCCAAAAATTATGATTTAAATCATGAACTTTGGGTGGTTCCAAATGTGTTACATTAATAATTACCCAGAaacagaagaattaaaaccacttccagtttctgggtaactattgtacagacccacatCGAtctccccctctaccccacccccaggactccccccccccgcccccctcccgcTCCCGCTCCATTGGACATACCCCAACCCACAGTTACCCTCCCAGGCCCAACACAGCCCGAACAAACCCCCTCAATGTCTGGCCCGACCCAACCATCCACCCCAAGGGTCGACCCAACCTGACCGGAACTCCCCCCAAAAGCCTGAGCCGACCAGACTGCACCCCCCGCAACTCCCCCAAAGCCCGACTCAACCAGACACTCCCTGCAAGGCTCAACCTGACTGCCGCCCCTAAAATCCTACCCACTTGCCTTGTCAAGTGACTTTAAATCTACCTGGTTTACAggagctagtgccgtaaaaacgGGGGCTGGCTACTTACCTTCTACTCTACAGCCCTTGACGCTTGGCCCCGGGGACGCACTGCATTGCACAGATCTCGTCTGATCGGAGTTGTAAGGTCGGGCAAGATAGGATCAGTTGGATTCTCAGGTAAGAACCTtcgagcggagtggcaatccgactcagCTGCCATTCCATCAGAAGTTACGGCCCATTGCTTTGTGAAATTAAAGTTTGGTGTGGGACTGCACTATTGAACtaagtttttaattttaaaaaatataaccaAGAATAGTATTCTCTTTTCAGCATCCTTCTTTTAGTTGAACTCTTTC of Carcharodon carcharias isolate sCarCar2 chromosome 12, sCarCar2.pri, whole genome shotgun sequence contains these proteins:
- the LOC121284666 gene encoding neurexophilin-2-like, producing the protein MDPELYAAGGITLLSIAGKILTRVQLKQLLDSVIDDALPESQCASSVDVYADPTSDSSTMRGPTEDDEITHSLNILEQRGVYREHATKAIRYTTHSQIAPHENHLGRTLELLELRDKAAGQTFADNLADPQRVNPLRLFVKEIQKSKQDITDNSRIKASDDLWAWLNNLTDIRESHSRTKRRPIVKTGKFKKMFGWGDFHSNIKTVKLNLLITGKIVDHGNGTFSVYFRHNSTGLGNVSVSLVPPSKVVEFDFSQQSTLETKESKTFNCRIEYEKTDRAKKTALCNYDPSKVCYQEQTQSHVSWLCSKPFKVICIYIAFYSVDYKLVQKVCPDYNYHSETPYYSSG